The following coding sequences are from one Vulpes vulpes isolate BD-2025 chromosome 12, VulVul3, whole genome shotgun sequence window:
- the LOC112920482 gene encoding histone H3.1, which produces MARTKQTARKSTGGKAPRKQLATKAARKSAPATGGVKKPHRYRPGTVALREIRRYQKSTELLIRKLPFQRLVREIAQDFKTDLRFQSSAVMALQEACEAYLVGLFEDTNLCAIHAKRVTIMPKDIQLARRIRGERA; this is translated from the coding sequence ATGGCTCGCACGAAGCAGACGGCGCGCAAGTCGACGGGCGGCAAGGCCCCGCGCAAGCAGCTGGCCACCAAGGCGGCCCGCAAGAGCGCGCCGGCCACCGGCGGCGTCAAGAAGCCGCACCGCTACCGGCCCGGCACGGTGGCCCTGCGCGAGATCCGGCGCTACCAGAAGTCCACGGAGCTGCTGATCCGCAAGCTGCCGTTCCAGCGCCTGGTGCGCGAGATCGCGCAGGACTTCAAGACCGACCTGCGCTTCCAGAGCTCGGCCGTCATGGCGCTGCAGGAGGCGTGCGAGGCCTACCTGGTGGGGCTCTTCGAGGACACCAACCTGTGCGCCATCCACGCCAAGCGCGTCACCATCATGCCCAAGGACATCCAGCTGGCGCGCCGCATCCGCGGGGAGAGGGCGTAA
- the H1-1 gene encoding histone H1.1 translates to MSETAPPAPATSTPPEKPAAGKKAKRPAKSAAAAKKKSTGPSVSELIVQAVSSSKERSGVSLAALKKALAAAGYDVEKNNSRIKLGLKSLVSKGTLVQTKGTGASGSFKLNKKAASGEAKANPAKVTKAKVAGASKKPKKVTAAVKKAVKTPKKAKKAAVTKKASKSPKKPKVVKAKKVAKSPAKAKAVKPKAAKAKVTKPKTAAKPKKAAPKKK, encoded by the coding sequence ATGTCGGAGACCGCGCCGCCCGCTCCCGCCACTTCCACTCCCCCTGAGAAGCCTGCGGCCGGCAAGAAAGCCAAGAGACCGGCTAAGTCCGCGGCCGCCGCCAAGAAGAAGTCTACGGGCCCTTCCGTGTCGGAGCTGATTGTCCAGGCCGTGTCGTCGTCCAAGGAGCGCAGCGGCGTGTCCCTGGCCGCGCTCAAGAAGGCGCTGGCGGCCGCCGGCTACGACGTGGAGAAGAACAACAGCCGCATCAAGCTGGGCCTCAAGAGCCTGGTGAGCAAGGGGACCCTGGTACAGACCAAGGGCACCGGCGCCTCGGGCTCCTTCAAGCTCAACAAGAAGGCGGCCTCCGGGGAGGCCAAGGCCAACCCCGCGAAGGTAACGAAGGCCAAGGTTGCGGGCGCTTCAAAGAAACCCAAGAAGGTCACGGCGGCTGTCAAAAAGGCGGTCAAGACCCCGAAAAAGGCCAAGAAGGCGGCTGTGACTAAGAAGGCTTCTAAGAGCCCCAAGAAGCCCAAGGTGGTGAAGGCTAAGAAGGTCGCCAAGAGCCCCGCCAAAGCTAAGGCCGTGAAGCCCAAGGCGGCCAAGGCCAAAGTGACCAAGCCCAAGACGGCTGCCAAGCCCAAGAAGGCGGCACCCAAGAAGAAGTAA
- the LOC140594622 gene encoding histone H4 — protein MSGRGKGGKGLGKGGAKRHRKVLRDNIQGITKPAIRRLARRGGVKRISGLIYEETRGVLKVFLENVIRDAVTYTEHAKRKTVTAMDVVYALKRQGRTLYGFGG, from the coding sequence ATGTCTGGTCGCGGCAAGGGCGGGAAGGGGCTGGGCAAGGGCGGCGCCAAGCGCCACCGCAAGGTGCTGCGCGACAACATCCAGGGCATCACCAAGCCCGCCATCCGGCGGCTGGCCCGGCGCGGCGGCGTCAAGCGCATCTCGGGCCTCATCTACGAGGAGACCCGCGGGGTGCTCAAGGTGTTCCTGGAGAACGTGATCCGGGACGCCGTCACCTACACGGAGCACGCCAAGCGCAAGACGGTCACGGCCATGGACGTGGTCTACGCGCTCAAGCGCCAGGGCCGCACCCTCTACGGCTTCGGCGGCTGA